One window of the Salvia splendens isolate huo1 unplaced genomic scaffold, SspV2 ctg621, whole genome shotgun sequence genome contains the following:
- the LOC121790784 gene encoding dual-specificity RNA methyltransferase RlmN-like, producing MAFKWKSVFDVAAIKSDFEVAGLNPNFIPQIWKHVLKNPDCRWDDIPSLPSAAYHLLDSKFKPSTSTVHAAIDSSDLVTTKLLIKLQNGEFVEAVIMRYDTRLGKYDGKPRLGGPRSTLCVSSQVGCKMGCNFCATGSMGFKSNLTSGEILEQLVHASRISAIRNVVFMGMGEPLNNYSAVVDAIRAMTAFPFQLSPKKITLSTVGIIHGINKLQKDMPNLNLAVSLHAPVQEIRCQIMPAARAFPLERLMNALREYQTNSQQKILIEYIMLDAVNDEEQHAHQLGKLLQTLQSVVNLIPFNPIGSLSCYSTSDDHKVVKFQKILRGTYNIRTTIRKQMGQDISGACGQLVIKKPDILTDIEDLRI from the exons ATGGCGTTCAAATGGAAATCGGTGTTCGACGTTGCCGCCATTAAATCCGATTTCGAGGTAGCCGGTTTAAACCCTAACTTCATTCCCCAAATCTGGAAACACGTCTTGAAAAATCCTGATTGCCGATGGGATGATATCCCTTCTCTGCCCTCCGCGGCTTACCATCTCCTCGATTCCAAGTTCAAACCCTCCACTTCTACTGTCCATGCCGCCATAGATTCTTCCGACCTCGTCACCACTAAGCTCCTCATCAAATTGCAG AATGGAGAATTTGTGGAGGCTGTGATAATGAGATATGATACTCGATTGGGTAAATATGATGGGAAACCTCGTCTTGGTGGTCCTAGGTCAACCTTGTGTGTATCCTCTCAG GTCGGGTGCAAGATGGGTTGCAATTTTTGCGCAACAGGAAGCATGGGATTTAAGAGCAATCTGACGTCGGGGGAAATTCTGGAACAGTTAGTTCATGCATCTCGCATATCAGCTATACGCAATGTTGTCTTTATG GGAATGGGAGAACCTCTAAATAACTACTCGGCAGTAGTGGATGCTATCAGAGCCATGACAGCTTTTCCTTTCCAGCTGTCTCCCAAGAAAATTACTCTCTCAACG GTTGGCATAATACATGGTATTAACAAGCTGCAGAAAGACATGCCAAACTTGAATCTAGCAGTCTCACTGCATGCACCAGTTCAAGAGATCCGCTGTCAGATTATGCCTGCTGCTAGGGCTTTCCCTCTGGAAAGATTAATGAATGCACTACGAGAATATCAGACTAACAG TCAGCAAAAGATATTGATCGAGTACATAATGCTCGACGCTGTCAATGATGAGGAGCAGCACGCTCACCAGCTTGGCAAACTGCTTCAGACATTGCAATCG GTTGTAAACTTGATACCTTTTAATCCGATCGGTTCTTTAAGCTGTTATAGTACCAGTGATGATCATAAAGTCgtcaaatttcaaaaaatactTAGAGGCACTTACAACATCCGTACAACAATTCGTAAGCAAATGGGCCAAGACATAAGTGGAGCATGCGGCCAGCTTGTAATAAAAAAGCCAGATATCTTAACAGACATTGAAGATCTCCGTATTTGA
- the LOC121790787 gene encoding serpin-ZX-like, with protein sequence MRRSGSARSQILIYLKSESAEHLSSFYSQIATMIFDEGCAGGPILSTKNGLWFDQSLTLKPAFRDIVQNSYEAVAQRVDFQHQGEKARKEVNSWCEKTTNGLINEILPRNSVSDLTRLVFANAVYFKGTWGNKFDANLTRDADFHLLNGSSIRAPFMTNWDKQYVGFFDGFKVLKLPYRHGSGDTRRFSMCIYLPDARDGLPSLVERVCSEPGFVERHLPDDEEMDLAEFCMPKFEMGFEFEVSMVLQELGVVGIFEGVD encoded by the exons AACACCTTAGTTCCTTCTACTCGCAGATTGCGACCATGATTTTCGACGAGGGCTGTGCCGGTGGGCCCATCTTGTCAACCAAAAACGGACTCTGGTTCGATCAGAGCCTCACTCTCAAGCCGGCTTTTCGAGATATTGTCCAGAATTCTTACGAGGCAGTTGCCCAACGTGTTGATTTTCAGCATCAG GGAGAAAAGGCTAGGAAAGAAGTGAACTCGTGGTGTGAGAAGACAACAAATGGCCTCATCAATGAAATACTCCCACGAAATTCAGTCTCCGACTTGACAAGACTCGTCTTCGCAAATGCAGTCTATTTCAAAGGGACATGGGGCAACAAATTCGACGCAAATCTAACAAGAGATGCCGATTTCCACCTCTTAAACGGAAGCTCTATTCGCGCGCCCTTCATGACCAACTGGGATAAGCAATACGTTGGGTTCTTCGATGGCTTCAAAGTTCTAAAGCTGCCTTACCGCCATGGCAGCGGCGACACGCGCAGATTCTCCATGTGCATCTATCTCCCGGATGCCAGAGACGGGCTGCCATCTCTGGTGGAGAGAGTCTGCTCTGAGCCCGGGTTTGTGGAGCGCCATCTCCCTGACGACGAGGAGATGGATCTTGCGGAATTTTGCATGCCTAAGTTTGAGATGGGCTTCGAGTTTGAGGTGTCTATGGTTTTGCAGGAGCTTGGAGTGGTGGGTATTTTTGAGGGGGTGGATTGA